One region of Deinococcus budaensis genomic DNA includes:
- the gluQRS gene encoding tRNA glutamyl-Q(34) synthetase GluQRS, whose product MTFPPSPLVGRFAPSPTGAMHLGNARTALLAWLHSRALGGQHLLRFEDLDSGRVRPWAYDVTRRDLEWLGLDWDAESRQSGRLDVYAAALARLTRAGETYPCTCTRREVLEAIQDSAGAPHGAEPVYPGTCRARPSDPQRPAATRWKVPDQTVCAHDSLTGETLCQHLLREVGDFVLQRNDAVFAYHLAVVVDDALTGVTDVVRGADLWPATPRQVALQWTLGFATPRYLHVPLLTDFRGERLAKRGGAPSVQALREAGEAPGRVLAALARSLGWDVPGAVQAAELLPLWRGHLSAAGFLPKSQT is encoded by the coding sequence GTGACTTTCCCACCCTCCCCCCTCGTGGGCCGTTTCGCGCCCAGCCCGACCGGAGCGATGCACCTGGGCAACGCCCGCACGGCGCTCCTCGCCTGGCTGCACTCGCGGGCGCTGGGCGGACAGCACCTGCTGAGGTTCGAGGACCTCGACAGCGGGCGGGTCCGGCCCTGGGCTTATGACGTGACCCGCCGCGACCTGGAATGGCTGGGCCTCGACTGGGACGCCGAATCGCGGCAGTCCGGGCGGCTGGACGTGTACGCAGCCGCGCTGGCCCGGCTGACGAGGGCGGGGGAGACCTACCCCTGCACCTGCACCCGCCGCGAGGTGCTGGAGGCGATTCAGGACAGCGCCGGAGCGCCCCACGGGGCCGAACCCGTCTATCCGGGCACCTGCCGCGCCCGCCCCTCTGACCCTCAGCGCCCCGCCGCGACGCGCTGGAAGGTTCCCGACCAGACCGTGTGCGCCCACGACAGCCTGACCGGCGAGACGCTCTGCCAGCACCTCCTCCGTGAGGTGGGCGACTTCGTCCTTCAGCGTAACGACGCCGTCTTCGCCTATCACCTCGCCGTGGTCGTGGACGACGCGCTGACTGGCGTGACGGACGTGGTGCGCGGCGCCGACCTCTGGCCCGCCACTCCCCGGCAGGTCGCCTTGCAGTGGACGCTGGGTTTCGCCACGCCGCGCTATCTGCATGTCCCGCTGCTGACCGACTTCCGGGGCGAGCGCCTCGCCAAGCGCGGGGGGGCGCCGTCCGTGCAGGCGCTGCGGGAGGCGGGGGAGGCCCCCGGACGGGTCCTCGCGGCCCTGGCCCGCTCGCTGGGCTGGGACGTGCCTGGGGCCGTCCAGGCCGCCGAACTGCTGCCGCTGTGGCGCGGGCACCTGAGCGCTGCCGGATTCCTCCCGAAGTCACAAACTTAG
- a CDS encoding cupin domain-containing protein — MKTAAESAARFLIPPQGGTALVNPIGGPMVLKLGSAQTAGAYSVHDNLLPPGSPGPRPHLHRWHEETFYVLDGELSVRVAEQTVQAPAGSFVVIPRGTVHQPFNPHPDPVRVLLIFSPGGMEDFFVEAAQGRHPLQALPQDPAAQASLQALTGRYGYEFAELPPAR; from the coding sequence ATGAAGACCGCCGCAGAGTCCGCCGCACGGTTTCTCATCCCTCCGCAAGGCGGGACGGCGCTGGTCAATCCCATTGGCGGGCCGATGGTGCTCAAGCTGGGAAGTGCCCAGACCGCCGGGGCCTACTCGGTCCACGACAACCTGCTGCCGCCCGGCTCTCCGGGGCCGCGCCCGCATCTGCACCGCTGGCACGAGGAGACGTTTTACGTGCTGGACGGAGAACTGAGCGTGCGGGTGGCCGAGCAGACCGTGCAGGCCCCGGCAGGCTCGTTCGTGGTCATTCCGCGCGGCACCGTTCATCAGCCGTTCAACCCCCACCCAGACCCCGTCCGCGTGCTGCTGATCTTTTCTCCCGGTGGCATGGAAGACTTCTTCGTGGAGGCGGCGCAGGGACGCCATCCCCTTCAGGCTCTCCCGCAGGACCCGGCCGCGCAGGCGAGCTTGCAGGCCTTGACCGGGCGCTACGGGTACGAATTCGCGGAGCTGCCCCCGGCACGCTGA
- a CDS encoding PIG-L deacetylase family protein, whose amino-acid sequence MTLPPASVPQATLLAVFAHPDDEAFSVGGTLTHYARRGVRVVLACATRGEAGKITVPGMTVDDLGQQREQELREACRALELGEEPVFLDYHDSGRYERTRHDDPLALMNVNPLDVEVKLRALIADVGPQVIVTFDPHGGYGHVDHLQIHRATTAAFFSSGHLPGGGPQRLYYTAMSHEAAQGIARMGQDLDPLVYGVGESTVAVRLNVAAYAENKKAALAAHGTQTGETSLLGRLSPQERAEMETRMLGTEGFSIGGTRTALARYPLRGLFDGLPGYEALDGEESGR is encoded by the coding sequence ATGACCCTTCCGCCCGCCTCTGTGCCGCAGGCCACCCTTCTCGCCGTGTTCGCCCACCCCGACGACGAGGCCTTCAGCGTGGGCGGCACGCTGACCCACTACGCGCGCAGAGGGGTGCGGGTGGTCCTGGCCTGCGCGACCCGGGGCGAGGCGGGCAAGATCACGGTGCCCGGCATGACGGTGGACGACCTCGGCCAGCAGCGCGAGCAGGAGTTGCGCGAGGCCTGCCGCGCCCTGGAACTCGGGGAGGAACCCGTCTTTCTGGACTACCACGACTCGGGCCGCTACGAGCGCACCCGCCATGACGACCCCCTCGCGCTGATGAACGTGAACCCGCTGGACGTGGAGGTCAAACTCCGCGCCCTGATCGCGGACGTGGGGCCGCAGGTCATCGTGACCTTCGATCCGCACGGCGGCTACGGGCACGTGGACCACCTTCAGATTCACCGGGCGACCACGGCGGCCTTTTTCAGCAGCGGGCACCTGCCAGGGGGCGGGCCGCAGCGGCTGTACTACACGGCGATGTCCCACGAGGCCGCGCAGGGCATCGCGCGCATGGGCCAGGACCTCGACCCGCTGGTCTACGGGGTGGGCGAGAGCACGGTCGCCGTGCGCCTGAACGTGGCCGCCTACGCCGAGAACAAGAAAGCCGCCCTGGCTGCCCACGGCACCCAGACGGGCGAGACCAGCCTGCTGGGCCGCCTGTCGCCCCAGGAGCGCGCCGAGATGGAAACCCGGATGCTGGGCACCGAGGGCTTTTCCATCGGCGGCACCCGCACCGCCCTGGCCCGCTACCCGCTGCGCGGCCTGTTCGACGGCTTGCCGGGGTATGAGGCGCTGGACGGGGAGGAGAGCGGACGGTAG